GCGCAAGTTATTCGAAGGTACTACGACGGTCTACTCTGAGACGCAGAAGTCCACGCGTTCCAGTCGTTTCCCATCGCGCGAGAGCCGCGACGCGTCGCTCTATCGAGGCCCGGTTTTCCTCCGTCGTCGGTCAAATGCTGTTGTCAGAAGACCGAAACAAAGCTTAGAGATGTGTCTCACTGTGGTTATAATTATGCGTTCAGGCGATGTTCACAGCGGCGGTAGCGAGCAGAAGTCTCGTGGCCCGAGTGGTACTGAACTctcaaagggggcctcacctaTTCTCTCGAGTCGACTTTGAGCGATGGACGAcgcaaaaatcgacgtcactgtAAGTAACAATATAATTGTAAATGATTGGGAATTATTGTTTTGTTGACTTTCAACCCAGCGGATGCCACTTGAACTTTCTCAAATATCCAAATGGGATTCCCGGTATAAAGTCGCCTAGACATGCCGGTAATGAGATAGTGTATATTTATGCATTTACCTAATTATAAGAGCATACCTATACATATTTGCTTGTCATTTTTGTCGCGCGTTTTTGTATCTCAAGCCTGCTGCACTAAACGAATTCTCATTAGCATAGACATGTATGCATCCGCAATGAACTTGTCCACGAAAGGAACCTAATCAATTCCATATCAATTCGTATATGTACGAGTCTCCCCGTCAACTAGGTCAATGTACATAAACTCATACATGTCAAAAAAGTGAATTTAATTTCTTGAGATGATGTAGATGTGACGAGCACTGTGCAGTGTATTTTAGGCGCGCGCTGTAAGTCGAATAGTAGAGGCAATTAAAAGAGCCTAGCAgtaatatatatatgtatatgcaATTATCAACTCTGGTTTTCGGACTTTATGATCCAGCAGTAACGATTAGGTTCTGGCTGTTTGTTTGACAAATCTTTGTGACAAATGTTTTTAGTTTACTGCAAGATGTCAACAATCAATCGTCCCATCGTATGAAATAAGGAATAGCacgtgacgtttttcttcacgtgAGCTCGTGATGAGATCGTtccttcttttgcttcttgCAGCTTCTTCGGTTGTCTCTGACTTTGAGGAGCCAGCGTTTCCTCTCAACGAGACCGTACAGGCTGCAATCGCGGCTCTGCACAATGCATCGGCTCCAGAACCCACGGGATTCAACTCGACTACGTACTTGGAGACAATCAAAGGCATAGTTGACTTCTTTAGACAACATCAAGCTCCAGATGGCAGTATTATTGATCCATACGAAAACAAAGAGATGGGGTAAATCGTAAATAACGACCTAAGCTTTTTTCGAGTCTTGTATAAAGGCATTCTACTCCTTGCTTTGCAAACGCGGCTTCTACTCTCATTTCAACCGGCTACGTCACTGGGGATTCCGATCTCGTTGATCAAGCATCTCGCGCACTGACGCGATCTTTGACAGAACTCGCCACTGCCAATTGCTCTCAGGACCAGTGCAATTTCTTTACGATGCCTTCTCTGTTTGCCTATGCAAATCTAAAGGATCACGTGGATAAGAAGTCGGTAGGCATGTGGGATAGTCTCTTAACTGCAATTGATCCGAAGAAGACGTACAAACCGGCGTCGAACAACTGGGCTACCGTTGCTTTGACAGGCGAGGCACGTTGCTGTGTCATCCTTAACAATTTTACtccatctctttttttagtaCATGCGTTTCAAAATGGGTTTTACAAACAGCACCGAGTGGCTTCAGCTCGTACTCAACGATCAGATGAAGCATTTCACAGCAAACGGTTTCTAAAAGATAGAGCTCAGCCGTGCCAAACATATTTTGTATTATATCTACAGGGCAATACCAGGATCGTAGCGGCTATGATTCTTATCTCAATCCCATACCGTACGATCACTATCCACGAAAGTATTTGGCTGTAATGATGGAAATGGGATACAATCTTAGCTATTCTGATGCTCTTCCAGTAAGTTCTTTACAACGTTTGTGTAAATTTCACACGAAAGCTACTGCTACAGACGCTCTTGAGGCGAGGTGCGTGGGTTTCTCTTCTAATGCAGTCACCGTGGGGTGAAATGCCAACAGGGTGAGTGGTTATATTGGTTTAATGACGAATTAGATTCTGGACATTTCAGAGGTCGCAGCTCTCAGCATCAGTGGAATGAAGCAGTGCAGACGGTGACATATGAACTTTTTGCAAGCAAGTTTGCAAAAGATGGTAAACAAAAACAACAGGGCGATATTCTAACAGCATCACACCTTGTAGGAGACATGGTCACTGCCGGAGCTTTTAAGCGAGCCGCTCACCTTGCCTTGGGCTCATTGAGACGATGGAGGTGAGCCGTTGGGTTTCGTTGTCACAACGTCATTTTATGGTATAGAATGCGTAATGGA
The Oscarella lobularis chromosome 3, ooOscLobu1.1, whole genome shotgun sequence DNA segment above includes these coding regions:
- the LOC136185405 gene encoding uncharacterized protein isoform X5; its protein translation is MPFTARCQQSIVPSYEIRNTSSVVSDFEEPAFPLNETVQAAIAALHNASAPEPTGFNSTTYLETIKGIVDFFRQHQAPDGSIIDPYENKEMGHSTPCFANAASTLISTGYVTGDSDLVDQASRALTRSLTELATANCSQDQCNFFTMPSLFAYANLKDHVDKKSVGMWDSLLTAIDPKKTYKPASNNWATVALTGEYMRFKMGFTNSTEWLQLVLNDQMKHFTANGQYQDRSGYDSYLNPIPYDHYPRKYLAVMMEMGYNLSYSDALPTLLRRGAWVSLLMQSPWGEMPTGGRSSQHQWNEAVQTVTYELFASKFAKDGDMVTAGAFKRAAHLALGSLRRWRMRNGALYIVKNRFDPKLRHGYETYSYFSNYNLVPAGMLATAILYCNDSIAEGSTPAEVGGFVFDIPEFHKIFVNVGGMYLEYETEADPHYDSTGLTRIHTPNVQPLIMPTSGSAEQSGPLSISPIWYNDTNKSWTSLSQVGYLQGIKYSLTSISASQSKASFSINWMLGNKSEFHYSVLREDVTVTPEKIVTSLVANDRLTPYFGYEFPAFSFDGTHEKRPFFPKRKTFVFLKIRCKCSILRIALLE
- the LOC136185405 gene encoding uncharacterized protein isoform X4, with protein sequence MPFTARCQQSIVPSYEIRNTSSVVSDFEEPAFPLNETVQAAIAALHNASAPEPTGFNSTTYLETIKGIVDFFRQHQAPDGSIIDPYENKEMGHSTPCFANAASTLISTGYVTGDSDLVDQASRALTRSLTELATANCSQDQCNFFTMPSLFAYANLKDHVDKKSVGMWDSLLTAIDPKKTYKPASNNWATVALTGEYMRFKMGFTNSTEWLQLVLNDQMKHFTANGQYQDRSGYDSYLNPIPYDHYPRKYLAVMMEMGYNLSYSDALPTLLRRGAWVSLLMQSPWGEMPTGGRSSQHQWNEAVQTVTYELFASKFAKDGDMVTAGAFKRAAHLALGSLRRWRMRNGALYIVKNRFDPKLRHGYETYSYFSNYNLVPAGMLATAILYCNDSIAEGSTPAEVGGFVFDIPEFHKIFVNVGGMYLEYETEADPHYDSTGLTRIHTPNVQPLIMPTSGSAEQSGPLSISPIWYNDTNKSWTSLSQVGYLQGIKYSLTSISASQSKASFSINWMLGNKSEFHYSVLREDVTVTPEKIVTSLVANDRLTPYFGYEFPAFSFDGETNSSIKLNGSSVSVFWPSDSMQVLFWNKHAAVV
- the LOC136185405 gene encoding uncharacterized protein isoform X7 — protein: MPFTARCQQSIVPSYEIRNTSSVVSDFEEPAFPLNETVQAAIAALHNASAPEPTGFNSTTYLETIKGIVDFFRQHQAPDGSIIDPYENKEMGHSTPCFANAASTLISTGYVTGDSDLVDQASRALTRSLTELATANCSQDQCNFFTMPSLFAYANLKDHVDKKSVGMWDSLLTAIDPKKTYKPASNNWATVALTGEYMRFKMGFTNSTEWLQLVLNDQMKHFTANGQYQDRSGYDSYLNPIPYDHYPRKYLAVMMEMGYNLSYSDALPTLLRRGAWVSLLMQSPWGEMPTGGRSSQHQWNEAVQTVTYELFASKFAKDGDMVTAGAFKRAAHLALGSLRRWRMRNGALYIVKNRFDPKLRHGYETYSYFSNYNLVPAGMLATAILYCNDSIAEGSTPAEVGGFVFDIPEFHKIFVNVGGMYLEYETEADPHYDSTGLTRIHTPNVQPLIMPTSGSAEQSGPLSISPIWYNDTNKSWTSLSQVGYLQGINRYQQASQRRRFRLTGCLVINLSFTTLSFAKTLP
- the LOC136185405 gene encoding uncharacterized protein isoform X3, with translation MPFTARCQQSIVPSYEIRNTSSVVSDFEEPAFPLNETVQAAIAALHNASAPEPTGFNSTTYLETIKGIVDFFRQHQAPDGSIIDPYENKEMGHSTPCFANAASTLISTGYVTGDSDLVDQASRALTRSLTELATANCSQDQCNFFTMPSLFAYANLKDHVDKKSVGMWDSLLTAIDPKKTYKPASNNWATVALTGEYMRFKMGFTNSTEWLQLVLNDQMKHFTANGQYQDRSGYDSYLNPIPYDHYPRKYLAVMMEMGYNLSYSDALPTLLRRGAWVSLLMQSPWGEMPTGGRSSQHQWNEAVQTVTYELFASKFAKDGDMVTAGAFKRAAHLALGSLRRWRMRNGALYIVKNRFDPKLRHGYETYSYFSNYNLVPAGMLATAILYCNDSIAEGSTPAEVGGFVFDIPEFHKIFVNVGGMYLEYETEADPHYDSTGLTRIHTPNVQPLIMPTSGSAEQSGPLSISPIWYNDTNKSWTSLSQVGYLQGIKYSLTSISASQSKASFSINWMLGNKSEFHYSVLREDVTVTPEKIVTSLVANDRLTPYFGYEFPAFSFDGTHEKRPFFPKRKTFVFLKIRCKCSSGISMQPSCNFASQKIENRNGYLLPVRCYISFSSGVKAEEKYVNEPAFIRYAICPLSSSEGSKACTSF
- the LOC136185405 gene encoding uncharacterized protein isoform X1; the protein is MPFTARCQQSIVPSYEIRNTSSVVSDFEEPAFPLNETVQAAIAALHNASAPEPTGFNSTTYLETIKGIVDFFRQHQAPDGSIIDPYENKEMGHSTPCFANAASTLISTGYVTGDSDLVDQASRALTRSLTELATANCSQDQCNFFTMPSLFAYANLKDHVDKKSVGMWDSLLTAIDPKKTYKPASNNWATVALTGEYMRFKMGFTNSTEWLQLVLNDQMKHFTANGQYQDRSGYDSYLNPIPYDHYPRKYLAVMMEMGYNLSYSDALPTLLRRGAWVSLLMQSPWGEMPTGGRSSQHQWNEAVQTVTYELFASKFAKDGDMVTAGAFKRAAHLALGSLRRWRMRNGALYIVKNRFDPKLRHGYETYSYFSNYNLVPAGMLATAILYCNDSIAEGSTPAEVGGFVFDIPEFHKIFVNVGGMYLEYETEADPHYDSTGLTRIHTPNVQPLIMPTSGSAEQSGPLSISPIWYNDTNKSWTSLSQVGYLQGIKYSLTSISASQSKASFSINWMLGNKSEFHYSVLREDVTVTPEKIVTSLVANDRLTPYFGYEFPAFSFDGETNSSIKLNGSSVSVFWPSDSMQVFNITDSSSGISMQPSCNFASQKIENRNGYLLPVRCYISFSSGVKAEEKYVNEPAFIRYAICPLSSSEGSKACTSF
- the LOC136185405 gene encoding uncharacterized protein isoform X2, translated to MPFTARCQQSIVPSYEIRNTSSVVSDFEEPAFPLNETVQAAIAALHNASAPEPTGFNSTTYLETIKGIVDFFRQHQAPDGSIIDPYENKEMGHSTPCFANAASTLISTGYVTGDSDLVDQASRALTRSLTELATANCSQDQCNFFTMPSLFAYANLKDHVDKKSVGMWDSLLTAIDPKKTYKPASNNWATVALTGEYMRFKMGFTNSTEWLQLVLNDQMKHFTANGQYQDRSGYDSYLNPIPYDHYPRKYLAVMMEMGYNLSYSDALPTLLRRGAWVSLLMQSPWGEMPTGGRSSQHQWNEAVQTVTYELFASKFAKDGDMVTAGAFKRAAHLALGSLRRWRMRNGALYIVKNRFDPKLRHGYETYSYFSNYNLVPAGMLATAILYCNDSIAEGSTPAEVGGFVFDIPEFHKIFVNVGGMYLEYETEADPHYDSTGLTRIHTPNVQPLIMPTSGSAEQSGPLSISPIWYNDTNKSWTSLSQVGYLQGIKYSLTSISASQSKASFSINWMLGNKSEFHYSVLREDVTVTPEKITSLVANDRLTPYFGYEFPAFSFDGETNSSIKLNGSSVSVFWPSDSMQVFNITDSSSGISMQPSCNFASQKIENRNGYLLPVRCYISFSSGVKAEEKYVNEPAFIRYAICPLSSSEGSKACTSF